In Candidatus Hydrogenedentota bacterium, the following proteins share a genomic window:
- a CDS encoding metal-dependent transcriptional regulator, translating into MTANLSASLENYIRVIYEIIGEQEAVRAKEIAARLEVSSASVTGALRQLAKRGLINYEPYGIITLTREGQRAGEALCRANRAFRDFLVSVLAVEAEPAEEAACRLEHAISREIMERFAKFFEFMNACPYAGVTYVKGVGFHCKGHDEGQHCLRCVHPAFEPTGKRRVTARTLAHKAGSRRVALKTAG; encoded by the coding sequence ATGACGGCGAACCTGAGCGCGAGCCTCGAAAACTACATCCGCGTGATCTACGAGATCATCGGCGAGCAGGAGGCCGTGCGCGCCAAGGAAATCGCGGCCCGGCTCGAGGTCAGCAGCGCCTCGGTAACCGGCGCGCTGCGCCAGTTGGCCAAGCGCGGCCTGATCAACTACGAACCTTATGGCATCATCACATTGACCCGTGAGGGCCAGCGCGCGGGCGAGGCCCTGTGCCGCGCGAACCGCGCGTTCCGCGATTTCCTTGTCTCCGTGCTGGCGGTGGAAGCGGAGCCCGCGGAGGAGGCCGCGTGCAGACTGGAGCACGCGATATCACGGGAAATCATGGAGCGGTTCGCCAAGTTCTTCGAGTTCATGAACGCCTGCCCGTACGCGGGCGTGACCTATGTAAAGGGCGTCGGTTTTCACTGCAAGGGTCACGACGAAGGGCAGCATTGCCTGCGGTGTGTACATCCGGCGTTTGAACCAACGGGCAAACGGCGTGTGACTGCGCGCACGCTCGCACACAAGGCTGGTTCTCGCCGGGTGGCTCTGAAGACGGCGGGGTAA